The DNA sequence GACGCTGTGCGCGCGAATCAGGTCAATCACTAACCCCCCAACCAGCTGGCTGGCGATTAGCACCGCAATGGTGGTCGCCGCCCCGACGTTTTGGTAGCCGCTGATACTGGCAAAGACGAAGAACGACCCCAGCAAGCCCGGAATAAGCGTCCACCACTTAATGTTCTCCGCCAGTTCCTGAAACCCTGCGGCGCCGTGTCTAAGCATCAGGATTGTTACAAAAATCACGATACCGACCAGCGAGTTAAGCAGCATAGCGATCAGAATGGTCGAAGCTGACTGGGTAATCCGCACCATCAGCGTGTTTTGCAGGACCAGCCCGACGCCGGCGGCAATTAAACAGGCAAGGGTCAGCGTTTGATTCATGCACTGCCGTCCGGATCGCGGCGATCGTCAAGCTGCAGCTGCATAAACGTCAAATCCAGCCAGCGGCCAAATTTTGTGCCTACCTGCGGCATTTGACCGGTAGTGATAAAACCCAGCGTTTCATGCAGATGCAAAGACGCCTTATTTTGCGCTTCAATACCGGCGACCATAACGTGTTTATTCAACCGCTTAGCCTCAGCGATGAGGGCGACCAGCAGGCTGCGACCGAGACCTTTTCCCTGATGATCCGGATGGACATATACCGAATGCTCTACGGTATGACGGAAGCCGTCAAAGGCGCGCCAGTCGCCAAAAGAGGAGTAGCCGGCGATTGCGCCATTTTCTTCGCTGACCAGCACCGGATAACCGGCGATCTGCCGGGCTTCAAACCAGGCAATACGGTTATCGGTATCGACGGTTTTGTCATTCCAGATGGCGGCGGTATGGAGTACCGCGTGATTGTAGATTTCAGCGATTGCCGCGCAATCGTCTTTGCTGGCATGGCGGATGGTCATGGCAAACCTCAAACGTTTGTACACTATAGTAGTACGATATTATTACAATAATGTACGCCGGGCTGTCACCTGCTTTGGGCATAATATTTTTATTATGTCGCGCTCTATCGCGCGCTGCCGCGGTATTCCAGGCGCTTGTTGCTACCAGAGTCATACACTATAGTGTCACGATATGAATACTTTAGAAGACAACCTTAACCAGCGCATTAGCGCGCGTATCCGCATCGAGCGAGAATCCCGCGGCTGGTCGCTAAGCGAGCTGGCTGAGCGGGCGGGGGCTTCACGGGCGATGATCCACAAGATCGAGCGCGGTGAAAGTAGCCCGACGGCGTCGATGCTCGGACGGCTATCCGGCGCTTTCGGTATTAGCATGTCGACGCTTATCGCCCGAGCGGAGATGCAGGAAGGCAAGCTGCTGCGTTTTGCTCATCAGCCGGTGTGGCGCGACCCGCAAAGCCACTATTTGCGCCGCCACGTCTCGCCGCGTAGCGACCTGCCTATCGATCTGGTGCAGGTGGAGCTACCGGCGGGCAGCGATGTGCCGATGCCCGCGGCTTCCTATGCGCTGGCGCGGCAGCTGATCTGGCTCCAGCAGGGCGAGCTGGTGTTTATTGAAGGCAGTACGCGCCATGAGATGCAGGCGGGAG is a window from the Klebsiella oxytoca genome containing:
- a CDS encoding DMT family transporter; amino-acid sequence: MNQTLTLACLIAAGVGLVLQNTLMVRITQSASTILIAMLLNSLVGIVIFVTILMLRHGAAGFQELAENIKWWTLIPGLLGSFFVFASISGYQNVGAATTIAVLIASQLVGGLVIDLIRAHSVPIRALIGPLCGAVMLVVGAWLVARRQF
- a CDS encoding GNAT family N-acetyltransferase; this translates as MTIRHASKDDCAAIAEIYNHAVLHTAAIWNDKTVDTDNRIAWFEARQIAGYPVLVSEENGAIAGYSSFGDWRAFDGFRHTVEHSVYVHPDHQGKGLGRSLLVALIAEAKRLNKHVMVAGIEAQNKASLHLHETLGFITTGQMPQVGTKFGRWLDLTFMQLQLDDRRDPDGSA
- a CDS encoding helix-turn-helix domain-containing protein, whose amino-acid sequence is MNTLEDNLNQRISARIRIERESRGWSLSELAERAGASRAMIHKIERGESSPTASMLGRLSGAFGISMSTLIARAEMQEGKLLRFAHQPVWRDPQSHYLRRHVSPRSDLPIDLVQVELPAGSDVPMPAASYALARQLIWLQQGELVFIEGSTRHEMQAGDCLELGPPNDCRFINETTQPCVYLVVRLNQSAS